A genomic window from Helicobacter suis HS1 includes:
- the topA gene encoding type I DNA topoisomerase, whose product MRRKSAKNLIIVESPTKAKTIAHFLDPNYQVIASKGHVRDLSKYAMGIHIEDEKFFPKYTVSKDHEEIVSQILDLAKDASQIYIATDEDREGEAIGYHIAYLIQEKQEGAKKTSHSIKQEILDLETQTNSPKNNPIFALPRIVFHEVTKSAILHALAHPKTLDIDKINAQLARRLLDRIVGFSLSSLLAHKISRGMSAGRVQSAALKIIVDREKEIQAFKPLTYYNIEAIFAHGIEASLESYQGTKIKKQSLTDVAKALEMVANLKDQVYHVQGISHKNKTSPTPPPFMTSTLQQSASTHLGYNPSKTMGIAQKLYEGVATPDGISGVITYMRTDSLHIAKEAQQAAREFIQNTYGSPYLPPTPKNYTSKNKSAQEAHEAIRPTQLSFTPDIAKDYLKPEEHKLYTLIYQRFLASQMSDAIFEQQQILIGTPLEAVFKASGRKLIFDGYHRVLKDNSEDKLLPPLTLQESIALEKIQAREYHTEPPARYSEASLIKTLESLGIGRPSTYAPTITLLLSRNYVQLKKKQLTPTENAFVVVGILEKYFTNIVDATFSASLEDKLDAIAGNKASWQQMLMDFYMPFMEQIEIGKAQIASQKVSIPTGEFCPKCGSELVQRKGRFGVFVACSGYPKCKFIQLTSKDSENIEPCEKCGSAMVVKKGRFGEFLACSNYPTCKNIRSQTPKEQGSAYPCPQCQGQVVQKRSKRGVFYGCNNYPTCTFLTNYKPIEKPCPQCGSLMVLKAYKKKPSLHNCLKCDFTEPADA is encoded by the coding sequence ATGAGAAGAAAGTCTGCTAAAAATCTCATTATCGTAGAATCCCCCACGAAAGCTAAAACAATCGCGCATTTTCTTGATCCTAATTACCAAGTTATTGCCTCCAAAGGACATGTACGCGATCTAAGCAAATATGCTATGGGGATTCATATTGAAGATGAGAAGTTTTTCCCTAAGTACACGGTGAGTAAAGATCATGAAGAAATTGTGAGCCAGATTTTAGATTTAGCCAAAGATGCCTCACAAATTTATATCGCTACAGATGAAGACCGCGAAGGGGAGGCCATTGGTTATCACATTGCCTATCTGATCCAAGAAAAACAAGAGGGGGCTAAAAAAACCTCTCATTCTATAAAACAAGAAATCTTAGATTTAGAAACACAAACAAATAGCCCCAAAAACAACCCTATTTTTGCCCTCCCCCGTATTGTTTTCCACGAAGTTACCAAATCAGCTATTTTGCACGCCCTAGCGCACCCCAAAACTTTAGATATTGATAAAATTAACGCCCAACTAGCCAGAAGACTTTTAGATCGCATCGTAGGTTTTAGTTTAAGTTCTTTGTTAGCCCATAAAATTTCGCGGGGCATGAGTGCAGGGCGCGTACAAAGCGCAGCCTTAAAAATTATTGTGGATCGTGAAAAAGAAATCCAAGCGTTTAAACCCCTTACTTATTACAATATTGAGGCTATCTTTGCCCATGGGATAGAAGCGAGTTTAGAAAGTTATCAGGGTACTAAAATTAAAAAGCAAAGTTTAACTGATGTTGCAAAAGCCTTAGAAATGGTAGCTAATTTAAAGGATCAAGTTTACCATGTCCAAGGAATTAGCCATAAAAATAAAACCTCTCCTACCCCGCCTCCCTTTATGACTTCTACCTTGCAACAAAGCGCCTCTACCCATTTGGGTTATAACCCCTCTAAAACTATGGGCATTGCCCAAAAGCTTTATGAGGGTGTGGCTACTCCTGATGGAATTAGCGGGGTAATTACTTATATGCGCACGGATAGTTTACACATCGCTAAAGAAGCCCAGCAAGCTGCCAGAGAATTTATCCAAAACACCTATGGTAGCCCTTATTTGCCACCAACTCCCAAAAATTATACTTCTAAGAATAAAAGCGCCCAAGAAGCCCATGAAGCTATCCGCCCCACACAGTTAAGCTTTACCCCTGATATTGCCAAAGATTATCTCAAACCAGAAGAACACAAACTTTATACCCTTATTTACCAACGCTTTTTAGCTTCTCAAATGAGTGATGCCATCTTTGAACAACAACAGATTTTAATTGGTACACCGCTAGAGGCTGTGTTTAAAGCCAGTGGGCGTAAATTGATCTTTGATGGCTATCATAGAGTTCTTAAAGATAACAGCGAGGATAAACTCCTCCCGCCCTTAACCCTTCAAGAATCCATCGCCTTAGAAAAAATACAAGCCCGCGAATACCACACAGAACCCCCTGCTAGATATTCTGAAGCCTCTTTAATTAAAACTTTAGAAAGTTTAGGCATTGGTAGACCTAGCACCTATGCCCCCACTATTACCCTCTTACTAAGCCGCAACTATGTACAGCTCAAGAAAAAACAACTAACCCCCACTGAAAACGCCTTTGTAGTTGTTGGCATTTTAGAAAAATATTTTACCAATATTGTAGATGCCACTTTTAGCGCTAGTTTAGAGGATAAATTAGATGCCATTGCCGGCAATAAAGCCTCTTGGCAACAAATGCTCATGGATTTTTACATGCCTTTTATGGAACAAATAGAAATTGGAAAAGCCCAAATTGCCTCCCAGAAAGTCAGTATCCCCACCGGAGAGTTTTGCCCAAAATGTGGTTCAGAATTAGTGCAAAGAAAAGGTAGATTTGGGGTTTTTGTTGCTTGTAGTGGTTATCCTAAGTGTAAATTTATCCAACTCACCTCTAAAGACTCTGAAAATATAGAACCTTGTGAAAAATGCGGATCTGCTATGGTGGTTAAAAAAGGGCGTTTTGGAGAATTTCTAGCCTGTAGTAATTACCCCACCTGTAAAAATATCCGCTCACAAACCCCCAAAGAACAGGGCTCTGCCTATCCATGCCCGCAGTGTCAGGGGCAGGTGGTGCAAAAAAGAAGCAAGAGGGGGGTTTTTTATGGCTGTAATAATTACCCCACCTGTACTTTTCTAACCAATTATAAACCCATAGAAAAACCATGCCCGCAGTGTGGTTCTTTAATGGTCTTAAAAGCTTATAAGAAAAAACCTAGCCTTCATAATTGCTTAAAATGTGATTTTACAGAGCCAGCAGATGCCTAA
- the rseP gene encoding RIP metalloprotease RseP — protein sequence MGILLAIGALAFLIIFHEFGHFCMARLCKVEVEVFSLGFGPKLFIKQHKNTKYCLCLILLGGYVALKQEGEGGYLAKTPIQKSLILLGGPLFNLLLAGLIYLALFLTPSPHLAPIVGSVLPNMPAKQAGLQPKDQILSINHKSIRNWQDLQSAIQQKGSLSLEIKRQNQILHLQALPKEQKSFNAFKEPILIKMLGITPSKQIVMISYPFLEALNRAYKQVQEMIVLTLKGIKKLLIGALPLSEVNSVVGIVDFLSTQSQLQTWSLSVAFISINLGLLNLFPIPLLDGGQLFLLWLETLIQRKISPQTMQLLNALGFAFLLSLMGLGLFNDLTRPKF from the coding sequence GTGGGGATTTTACTAGCCATAGGGGCTTTGGCATTTTTAATTATCTTCCATGAATTCGGGCATTTTTGCATGGCGCGTCTTTGCAAGGTGGAGGTAGAGGTTTTTTCTCTAGGCTTTGGCCCTAAACTTTTTATTAAACAACATAAAAACACCAAATACTGCCTTTGTCTTATTTTGCTAGGGGGTTATGTGGCGCTTAAACAGGAGGGAGAGGGGGGCTATTTAGCTAAAACTCCCATTCAAAAAAGCTTGATTTTACTAGGTGGGCCTCTTTTTAATCTCTTATTAGCTGGATTGATTTATTTAGCTTTGTTTTTAACTCCAAGCCCTCATCTTGCCCCTATTGTAGGATCTGTTTTACCCAACATGCCCGCTAAGCAAGCCGGTCTCCAACCCAAAGATCAAATTCTTTCTATCAACCATAAATCCATAAGAAACTGGCAGGATTTACAAAGCGCGATCCAACAAAAAGGGTCTTTATCATTAGAAATCAAACGGCAAAACCAAATTTTACACCTACAGGCCCTCCCAAAAGAGCAAAAGAGTTTTAACGCCTTTAAAGAGCCTATTTTGATTAAAATGTTAGGCATCACCCCCTCTAAGCAAATTGTTATGATAAGTTACCCTTTTTTAGAAGCCCTCAATCGCGCTTATAAACAAGTACAAGAGATGATAGTCCTCACGCTTAAGGGTATTAAAAAACTTTTAATAGGGGCTTTGCCTCTCTCAGAAGTTAATTCAGTTGTGGGGATTGTAGATTTTTTATCCACACAAAGCCAACTACAAACTTGGTCTTTAAGTGTGGCTTTTATTTCTATTAATCTAGGCTTACTTAATCTCTTCCCTATTCCGCTTTTAGACGGTGGACAACTCTTTTTACTCTGGCTAGAAACTTTGATACAACGCAAAATCAGCCCGCAGACGATGCAACTTCTTAACGCATTAGGCTTTGCTTTTTTACTCTCTCTTATGGGGCTTGGCTTGTTTAATGATCTGACTCGTCCCAAGTTTTAA
- the dapA gene encoding 4-hydroxy-tetrahydrodipicolinate synthase produces the protein MHALSALITPFKPNLEVDEEVYAYLIERQIRLGMDACVPVGTTGESATLTHQEHMRCIEIAINVCKPLGAKVLAGVGSNATSESLLLAQFAQKAGADGILCVTPYYNRPTQQGLFEHYKTIANCVEIPVILYDVPARTGVQIGVETATRLFKEVKNIAGIKEASGAVQRLVDFEHEAQGLAIYSGEDKLNYLVMAGGGVGVISVTGNLLPDKIATQIKASLKQDFKTARAIQNELYNLNQVLFCESNPIPIKTAMYLAGLIKHLTYRLPLVPPTKENFKRIENTLERYKVLK, from the coding sequence ATGCACGCCCTTAGCGCTTTAATCACGCCCTTTAAGCCCAATTTAGAAGTAGACGAGGAAGTCTATGCGTACTTGATTGAGCGCCAGATTCGGCTCGGAATGGATGCGTGCGTGCCTGTGGGTACTACCGGTGAATCAGCTACACTCACGCATCAAGAACACATGCGTTGTATTGAAATTGCGATTAATGTGTGCAAGCCTCTAGGGGCTAAGGTTTTAGCCGGGGTGGGGAGTAATGCCACTAGTGAGTCGCTACTTTTGGCACAATTTGCCCAAAAAGCTGGGGCTGATGGGATTTTATGCGTTACGCCTTATTATAACCGCCCCACCCAGCAAGGTCTCTTTGAGCATTATAAAACCATCGCTAATTGCGTAGAAATTCCGGTTATTTTGTATGATGTGCCGGCGCGCACTGGGGTACAAATTGGAGTAGAAACGGCTACTAGGCTTTTTAAAGAGGTTAAAAATATCGCGGGCATTAAAGAGGCTTCAGGGGCAGTGCAACGGCTTGTAGATTTTGAACATGAAGCACAAGGTCTAGCCATTTATAGCGGGGAGGATAAATTAAACTATCTAGTTATGGCTGGCGGGGGTGTGGGGGTGATTTCTGTAACGGGTAATTTATTACCCGACAAAATCGCAACTCAGATTAAAGCCTCTCTTAAACAAGACTTTAAGACCGCAAGAGCGATACAAAATGAGCTTTATAACCTCAATCAGGTTCTTTTTTGTGAGAGTAACCCTATCCCTATTAAAACCGCGATGTATCTTGCAGGTTTAATCAAGCATTTAACCTACCGCCTTCCGCTGGTGCCCCCTACAAAGGAGAATTTTAAAAGAATAGAGAACACTTTAGAAAGGTATAAGGTATTAAAATGA
- a CDS encoding motility associated factor glycosyltransferase family protein, translating into MASIYEQNLEVLKHKDPLLASDLLQIKANLKYEVFMQKEDFNILDIRTNTPLFTHKPLEENLEKFKRISPIPYLYFYGAGNGMLYRLLLGLDSISRIVVIEPEIEILFIIFNLLDFSQEMQSDRIIFLHSQACSYQMLASLFNMDKKARIYAKLYELIVFNAYYERYFTEIERINQDLIKALENAVLSVGNDARDAIIGIKNHVQNLPLVLKNPTLLSLVAALQERNLTHNTAIIISTGPSLNKQLPLLKEIAPYATLFCIDASFPILNAYGIKPDLVFSLERVEATAKFYTDTPEEAQEGVIFVLTSIVHPTLPQAITKGVKQFSLRPFGYTSLFGLHDYGYLGIGMSAANMAYELVVHARFARCIFIGQDLSFSKSGHSHASGALYGNTEIKPKTEDKIFIEGYGGEGEVETTRIWKLFLDFFEKDIFHTPYNLEVINATEGGARIHGTKELSFLESVAKIKADLKPLIPKTPLLLPYPTKEQYAYNLQKAKQTCFNLIAYTKECKERIEGLFLEVAAFLEEVESLHAKGQLDQLQIDHLEELSQKINDLKDIFEDPRFSHCFNDAIQSYIFHQELDIAKIVAKPALDKESLQAKQLDWIYAHKYWLFSLAGGITCVMEVVEQALKTWDESDH; encoded by the coding sequence ATGGCATCTATTTACGAACAAAATTTAGAGGTTTTAAAACATAAAGACCCCCTTTTAGCCTCAGATCTTTTACAGATTAAGGCTAACCTCAAATACGAAGTCTTCATGCAAAAAGAGGACTTTAATATTTTAGATATTCGCACCAATACTCCCCTTTTTACCCATAAACCTTTAGAGGAAAACTTAGAAAAATTCAAACGCATAAGCCCCATTCCCTATCTTTATTTTTATGGGGCGGGTAATGGAATGCTATACCGCTTGCTTTTAGGTTTAGATTCTATTAGCCGTATTGTAGTGATTGAGCCTGAAATTGAAATTCTTTTTATTATTTTTAACCTACTTGATTTTAGTCAAGAAATGCAAAGCGATCGCATTATTTTTTTGCATAGCCAAGCTTGTTCTTATCAAATGTTAGCCTCGCTTTTTAACATGGATAAAAAGGCGCGTATTTATGCCAAACTTTACGAATTAATTGTCTTTAATGCCTACTATGAGCGCTACTTTACAGAAATTGAGCGCATTAACCAAGATTTAATTAAAGCCTTAGAAAACGCGGTTTTAAGTGTGGGCAATGATGCCAGAGATGCCATTATCGGGATTAAAAACCATGTGCAAAATCTCCCCTTAGTACTAAAAAACCCAACTCTACTAAGCCTAGTTGCTGCCCTGCAAGAGCGTAACCTCACACACAACACCGCCATTATCATCTCTACAGGCCCTAGTCTAAATAAACAACTCCCCCTTTTAAAAGAAATAGCCCCCTATGCTACTCTTTTTTGTATAGATGCCTCTTTTCCCATTCTAAACGCTTATGGCATTAAACCCGATCTTGTTTTTTCTTTAGAACGCGTAGAAGCTACAGCAAAATTTTACACAGACACCCCCGAAGAAGCCCAAGAGGGCGTGATTTTTGTACTCACCTCTATCGTACACCCCACATTGCCTCAAGCCATTACAAAAGGGGTTAAACAATTTAGCCTACGCCCTTTTGGTTATACTAGCTTATTTGGTTTGCATGATTATGGCTATCTTGGCATTGGAATGAGTGCGGCTAATATGGCTTATGAGTTGGTGGTGCATGCGCGATTTGCCCGTTGTATTTTTATCGGACAAGATTTAAGTTTTTCTAAAAGCGGGCATAGCCATGCGAGTGGGGCACTTTATGGTAATACAGAGATCAAACCCAAAACAGAGGATAAAATTTTTATAGAAGGCTATGGAGGGGAGGGGGAGGTAGAAACGACTCGTATTTGGAAACTCTTTTTAGATTTCTTTGAAAAAGACATCTTCCACACGCCCTATAATTTAGAAGTGATCAACGCTACAGAGGGAGGGGCGCGCATACACGGCACAAAAGAGCTAAGCTTTTTAGAAAGTGTCGCAAAAATCAAAGCTGATCTTAAACCCCTTATTCCTAAAACCCCCCTTCTTTTACCCTATCCTACAAAAGAACAATACGCCTACAATTTGCAAAAAGCCAAACAAACCTGTTTTAATCTTATCGCCTACACCAAAGAGTGTAAGGAAAGAATTGAAGGGCTTTTTTTAGAGGTGGCTGCGTTTTTAGAGGAAGTGGAAAGCTTGCATGCTAAGGGGCAATTAGATCAGTTACAAATAGATCATTTAGAAGAGCTAAGCCAAAAAATCAATGATTTAAAAGATATTTTTGAAGACCCTAGATTTAGCCATTGTTTTAATGATGCGATTCAATCTTATATTTTCCACCAAGAATTAGACATCGCTAAAATTGTGGCTAAACCCGCTTTAGATAAAGAGAGTTTGCAGGCCAAACAGCTAGATTGGATTTATGCGCATAAATACTGGCTTTTTAGTTTAGCAGGGGGCATTACCTGTGTAATGGAAGTGGTAGAGCAGGCGCTTAAAACTTGGGACGAGTCAGATCATTAA
- the pgsA gene encoding CDP-diacylglycerol--glycerol-3-phosphate 3-phosphatidyltransferase, with protein MQWIRHIPNTLTLLRIALSIFLLFFILHAPTFFKLSKAHADYASAFIFILAALTDFLDGTIARRYHFKTLFGEIFDPLADKILILAAFLGLLHLGRITPWVPFVILGREFFIAGLRVSVSYMGKNIAVSQLGKYKTLLQVCAIFFLLADIHIYGVMVGYFLVALAVFATLYSGADYVFKYYQLVRN; from the coding sequence ATGCAATGGATCAGACATATCCCAAACACTCTAACCCTCCTGCGTATCGCCCTCTCTATCTTTTTACTCTTTTTTATTTTACACGCCCCCACCTTTTTTAAGCTCTCTAAAGCTCATGCAGATTATGCCAGTGCCTTTATTTTTATTCTTGCAGCCCTCACTGATTTTTTAGATGGCACAATTGCTAGGCGTTATCACTTTAAAACTCTCTTTGGAGAAATCTTTGATCCTTTAGCAGATAAAATTTTGATCCTAGCTGCTTTTTTAGGGCTACTACATTTAGGGCGCATCACACCTTGGGTACCCTTTGTAATTTTAGGGCGGGAGTTTTTTATCGCTGGGCTAAGAGTTTCTGTTTCATACATGGGTAAAAATATCGCGGTAAGCCAACTGGGTAAATACAAAACCCTTTTACAGGTTTGTGCTATTTTCTTTTTACTCGCTGATATTCATATATACGGGGTTATGGTGGGCTATTTTTTAGTCGCTCTTGCTGTTTTTGCAACCCTTTATTCAGGGGCAGATTATGTCTTTAAATATTACCAATTAGTGCGCAACTAG
- the pyrD gene encoding dihydroorotate dehydrogenase (quinone) gives MNLHQLLFYLEPEKAHSLAKQALKILGALPKISPIAHPMLEQQILGLSLKNPIGLAAGFDKDAMMLAGLDYLGFGVLEVGTLTPKPQSGNPKPRVWRFVKEQSLQNAMGFNNQGIQKAVLRLENLPPLSSVVGINLGKNKNTPLNQALKDYENALQMSLGVGDYYVFNLSSPNTPNLRDLQNESFVDELFAMARAKTHKPLFLKISPDAPIDTLLLICDTAIDHGASGIIATNTTTDYSVLPHAQPTGGISGKALENKAVAVFEQIARVFFKKAILVAVGGISNATQAYARIKMGASFVQIFTAFIYQGPFICRQINQDIVELLQQDGLKSVHEAVGVNL, from the coding sequence ATGAACTTGCACCAGTTGCTATTTTATTTAGAGCCGGAAAAAGCGCACAGTCTAGCAAAACAGGCACTTAAAATACTAGGAGCTTTACCTAAAATTTCTCCTATTGCTCATCCTATGTTAGAACAACAGATTTTAGGGCTATCTTTAAAAAATCCTATCGGGCTAGCCGCTGGTTTTGATAAAGATGCCATGATGTTAGCCGGGCTTGATTATTTAGGATTTGGAGTTCTTGAAGTGGGTACGCTTACGCCAAAACCCCAATCTGGTAACCCAAAGCCGCGTGTGTGGCGCTTTGTTAAAGAGCAAAGCCTACAAAATGCAATGGGGTTTAATAATCAGGGCATTCAAAAGGCTGTATTACGCTTAGAAAATCTCCCTCCACTCTCAAGTGTGGTTGGGATTAATTTAGGCAAGAATAAAAACACGCCTTTAAACCAAGCTTTAAAGGATTATGAAAATGCCTTACAGATGAGTTTAGGAGTGGGGGATTATTATGTGTTTAATCTTTCCTCACCCAATACCCCTAATCTAAGAGATTTACAAAATGAAAGTTTTGTAGATGAACTCTTTGCTATGGCTAGGGCTAAAACGCATAAGCCCTTATTCCTTAAAATATCCCCAGATGCACCTATAGATACACTTCTTTTAATCTGTGATACAGCCATTGATCATGGCGCTAGTGGCATTATTGCAACTAACACCACCACAGACTATTCAGTATTGCCCCACGCACAGCCAACAGGCGGCATTAGTGGCAAAGCTTTAGAAAATAAAGCGGTAGCTGTATTTGAACAAATTGCGCGGGTATTTTTTAAAAAAGCTATTTTGGTAGCAGTGGGTGGCATTAGTAATGCTACACAGGCTTATGCACGCATAAAAATGGGGGCTAGTTTTGTACAGATTTTCACCGCTTTTATTTACCAAGGTCCTTTTATTTGTAGACAAATCAACCAAGATATAGTAGAATTGCTCCAACAAGACGGGTTAAAATCAGTCCATGAGGCAGTTGGGGTTAATTTATGA
- a CDS encoding flagellin B: protein MSFRINTNVAALNAHTIGVRNNRDLASSLEKLSSGLRINKAADDASGMAIADSLRSQSASLGQAIKNANDAIGIVQTADKAMDEQIKILDTVKTKAVQAAQDGQTAETRKALQSDILRLLEELDNIANTTSFNGQQLLAGSFSNKEFQIGAYSNTTIKASIGPTGSDKIGHVRFETSAMDRDGMEVSAGAKNLQEVTLNFRQANAVNDFKIESVKISTSAGTGLGALVEVINKNSNTLGVRATATVMGTGGEPVQSGTVKGLTINGVMIGTINDVKRNDRDGRLINAINSVKERTGVEAYIDISGRINLKSTDGRAISVHAISASGKVFGGGNFAGISGNAHAIIGRLTLIKQDARDIVISGINYSHIGLHSAQGIAEYSVNLRAIRGVFDANVASASGGNANAAQAQLNFKGIGAGVTSLRGAMVVMDMAESARVQLDKIRSDLGSVQMELVTTINNISVTQVNVKAAESQIRDVDFAEESASFSKYNILAQSGSFAMAQANAVQQNVLRLLQ from the coding sequence ATGAGTTTTCGAATCAACACCAATGTCGCGGCTTTAAACGCCCACACAATAGGCGTACGCAACAATAGAGACCTTGCTAGCTCTTTAGAAAAATTAAGCTCGGGTTTGCGCATTAATAAGGCAGCAGATGACGCTTCAGGGATGGCCATTGCGGATAGTTTGCGTAGCCAAAGCGCAAGCTTAGGGCAGGCCATTAAAAACGCCAACGATGCTATTGGGATAGTCCAAACAGCAGATAAGGCAATGGATGAGCAAATTAAGATTTTAGATACGGTTAAAACAAAAGCCGTCCAAGCCGCCCAAGATGGCCAAACAGCTGAAACTAGAAAAGCGTTGCAGAGTGATATTTTACGGCTTTTAGAGGAACTAGATAATATCGCTAATACCACTAGCTTTAATGGCCAACAGCTTTTGGCGGGTAGTTTCTCTAATAAGGAATTTCAGATCGGGGCTTATTCTAATACAACGATTAAGGCCTCTATTGGCCCCACTGGATCGGATAAGATAGGGCATGTGCGCTTTGAGACCTCAGCAATGGATAGGGATGGCATGGAGGTGAGTGCTGGGGCAAAGAACCTACAAGAGGTTACTTTAAATTTTAGACAGGCTAATGCTGTTAATGACTTTAAGATTGAATCAGTCAAGATTTCTACCAGTGCGGGTACGGGTCTTGGAGCATTAGTAGAGGTGATTAATAAAAATTCTAACACTTTAGGGGTACGCGCTACAGCTACTGTAATGGGAACGGGCGGAGAACCGGTACAATCAGGCACGGTTAAAGGGCTTACTATTAATGGGGTGATGATAGGTACGATCAATGATGTTAAGCGCAACGATCGCGATGGGCGGCTTATTAATGCAATCAACTCAGTTAAAGAGCGCACAGGGGTAGAGGCCTACATAGACATATCAGGGCGCATTAATTTAAAGTCTACTGACGGGCGGGCTATTTCTGTGCATGCTATCAGTGCCTCCGGGAAAGTTTTTGGGGGCGGGAATTTTGCAGGCATTTCAGGAAATGCCCATGCTATTATTGGCCGTTTGACTTTGATCAAGCAAGATGCTCGAGACATCGTTATTAGTGGCATTAACTATAGCCATATTGGGTTACACTCAGCACAAGGGATAGCAGAATATTCAGTTAATCTACGGGCTATCCGTGGGGTTTTTGATGCCAATGTGGCTAGTGCTAGCGGGGGAAATGCCAATGCCGCGCAGGCTCAACTTAATTTTAAAGGCATTGGCGCGGGGGTTACAAGTTTACGCGGGGCGATGGTGGTGATGGATATGGCTGAGAGTGCGCGAGTCCAGCTAGATAAAATCCGATCAGATTTGGGTTCGGTGCAAATGGAGTTAGTTACTACGATTAATAACATCTCTGTAACTCAGGTTAATGTCAAGGCAGCCGAATCACAAATTAGAGATGTAGACTTTGCAGAGGAAAGCGCAAGCTTCTCTAAATACAACATTTTAGCCCAAAGTGGGAGCTTTGCTATGGCGCAAGCTAATGCGGTACAGCAAAATGTATTACGACTCTTGCAATAG
- a CDS encoding M16 family metallopeptidase — translation MMVRIFYSFFILISWVGVSMGATIDQGIRAYLPKYYTTTLENGLQVVAVPLANKSGVIEVDVLYKVGSRNERMGKSGIAHMLEHMNFKSTKHLKEGDFDAIVKGFGGVSNASTSFDYTRYYIKASNANLDKSLELFSEMMGSLQLKEEEFLPERQVVAEERLWRTDNSPMGYLYFRFFNTAFVYHPYHWTPIGFMQDIQNWTIEDIRRFHSLYYQPKNAILLVVGDLDPKNVFKEAEKHFSKIANKDKNPMPEVYMQEPVQNGLRETVIHKKDLSLEWLAIGFKVPPFAHKDQVALNALAKLLAEGGSSLLKKEIIDHKRLASQVLAQNMELKDASVFLFVAGANQHVKADQIREAILAILDKIKHGGITQQQLDKVKINNRVDFIAGLEDSSDVAEMFAEYLTQGKIEDMAAYQEEFEALEVKDIVRVANTYFSDEAYSVVTLKP, via the coding sequence ATGATGGTACGGATTTTTTATAGCTTTTTTATTTTGATTTCATGGGTAGGAGTGAGCATGGGAGCAACAATAGATCAAGGCATACGCGCGTATTTGCCTAAGTACTACACCACGACTTTAGAAAATGGTTTGCAGGTAGTGGCCGTGCCTTTGGCTAATAAAAGCGGAGTGATAGAGGTAGATGTGCTTTATAAAGTAGGATCGCGCAATGAAAGAATGGGCAAAAGCGGAATTGCTCACATGCTTGAGCACATGAACTTTAAAAGCACCAAACATTTAAAAGAAGGCGATTTTGATGCCATTGTTAAGGGTTTTGGAGGGGTTAGTAATGCCTCTACTAGTTTTGATTACACCCGTTACTACATCAAAGCTAGCAATGCTAATTTAGATAAATCCCTTGAGCTTTTTTCTGAAATGATGGGTTCGTTACAACTCAAAGAAGAGGAATTTTTGCCCGAGCGGCAGGTTGTGGCTGAGGAGCGTTTGTGGCGTACGGATAATTCGCCTATGGGTTATCTGTACTTCCGCTTTTTTAATACCGCCTTTGTCTACCACCCCTACCACTGGACACCCATTGGTTTTATGCAAGACATTCAAAACTGGACGATAGAGGATATCCGCCGTTTCCACTCTCTATATTACCAGCCTAAAAACGCTATTTTGCTTGTAGTAGGCGATTTAGACCCTAAAAATGTCTTTAAAGAGGCAGAAAAGCATTTTTCTAAGATTGCCAATAAAGATAAAAACCCCATGCCAGAGGTGTATATGCAAGAGCCGGTGCAAAATGGTCTGCGCGAAACGGTGATTCACAAAAAAGATTTATCTTTAGAATGGCTGGCCATTGGGTTTAAAGTTCCCCCCTTTGCGCATAAAGATCAAGTCGCGCTGAATGCTTTAGCCAAATTATTAGCCGAAGGGGGCAGTAGCCTACTTAAAAAAGAGATCATTGATCATAAAAGATTGGCTTCTCAGGTTCTTGCGCAAAATATGGAACTTAAAGATGCCAGCGTGTTTTTATTTGTCGCGGGGGCTAACCAGCATGTCAAAGCCGATCAAATCCGCGAGGCAATTTTAGCCATTCTGGATAAGATTAAACATGGGGGCATCACCCAACAACAACTTGATAAGGTTAAAATCAATAACCGCGTGGATTTTATCGCAGGGTTAGAAGACTCTTCAGATGTGGCCGAGATGTTTGCTGAATACCTCACACAGGGCAAGATTGAGGACATGGCAGCTTATCAAGAGGAATTTGAAGCTTTAGAGGTTAAAGACATTGTGCGGGTGGCCAACACCTATTTTAGCGATGAAGCCTACAGCGTCGTTACACTCAAACCTTAA